In the genome of Zobellia nedashkovskayae, the window CGAGATTAAATGCTTAAAGGCTTGCCTCATAATCAAAGTGTATTTCTTTTTATGTCTCGTGGACTTACCTCGAGGTTTCTAATTTTTTTTTTCATAATTGTGATGTTTGTCACACCATAGTGAGTACCGAAGTTTAAATCTTTGTAAAGCACCTAATAATTAAATAGGTGACCAATAAAAAAGGAATTTTAGTATTCGCGTTAGTGACCGTTACGTCGGTTTCCGCACAACATCAAGATCAAATGAAAAAAAGAATAGTTAATCCATGGAAATGGCAAAATGAAAGGAGTTATGTACAAGCTGTTGAAGTGACCAATACACAAGGAACACTCCATATATCTGGCCAGACTGCAATTGATGCAGATGGAAAATCTAGCACGGAGGATATGAAGCCGCAGTTGATAAAGGCAATTGAAAATCTAGAAAAGGTTATAGAAGAAGCCGGTTATGAATGTAGAAATATAGTTAGGTTAAACGTTTACACGACATCTACCGAAGAGTTTTTTAGATGCTTTGATGTGTTTCAAAATTGGACAAAGGAGAATAACGTGCAACAGGCAAGTACGGTCATTGAAGTGAAAGGCTTATTTGAAACTCTAAAAATTGAATTGGAAGCGACCATAGTTAAGTAGGGTTGCAATAACTCCAAGAGAAATATATAAAACAAAAAAAGCTTACCGGATACCGGTAAGCTTTCTTACTAATTGGGGGATATGCAATTAGTTTAAACTAGCCAAAAGTTTCTCGGCTACTAACTCAGATGATGCAGGATTTTGTCCTGTAATTAAGTTGCCATCTTGTAAAGCGTAGGCAGCCCAATCCTCACCTTTGGAGTAGATACCTCCATTTTCTTTCAATGCATTCTCTACTAAGAAAGGAACTACATCCGTAAGTTGAACTGCATCTTCTTCTGTATTTGTGAATCCGGTTACTTTTTTACCTTTCACCAAGAATTCTCCGTCTTGTCCTTTTACGCTTTTTAAAGCAGCAGGCGCGTGACATACAAAAGCAATAGGTTTTTTCTGTTCGTTGAACTTTTCAATCAATGCTATAGAATTAGCATCGTTCGCCAAATCCCATAAAGGTCCGTGACCACCAGGATAGAAAACCGCATCAAAATCATCGGCGTTCATATCAGCCAATACTTTGGTATTTTTGATTTTTTCCTGAGCTACAGCGTCTTTTTCAAAACGCTCTGTATCTGCAGTACTTGCATCTGGAGTATTACTACTAGGGTCAATTGGTGCAGCGCCACCTTTTGGTGTAGCTAAAGTAATATCAGCACCTTTGTCCAATAATGTATAATATGGATTTGCGAATTCTTCTACCCAAAATCCAGTTTTTTTACCTGTGTCTCCCAATTTATCATGAGAGGTTAAAACGAATAATATTTTCATCTTTTTTAAGTTTTTCAATTATTATTAATATGCCATTTTTACAATCTTCTCAGCATCCTGAGGTGTTAAAGCTTGGCGTTCGCCAAGACCTTTCCAACCACGATCGGTAAAACGTTGTGCAATTTTCTCAGCGGTACCTTCATACTTAGAAGTGTAGTCAGACAATTTGGTGTCAATACCTAACTCTTTAAAGAAAGCTTCCGTTTTTTCAATAGCAGCATACGCTTTATCATCAACACTTCCTTCGGTAATGTTCCAAACACGCTCTCCGTATTGAGCCAATTTTTCTTTCTTCGCCTCAAAGTTATATTTGTAATGACTTGGAGCCACTACTGCCAAAGTTCTTGCGTGATCAATTCCGTACATTGCCGTAAGCTCGTGGCCCATCATATGTACAGCCCAGTCTCCAGGAACACCTTGTTGAATAAGTCCGTTTAGTGCCATAGTACAGCTCCACATAAAGTTGGCTGCAGCCTCATAATCACTAGGGTCTTTAATTACTCTAGGAGCAATTTCTATAAGGGTCTGTAGAATACCTTCCGCAAAACGGTCTTGTAAAAGTCCGCCTGCTGGGTACGTTATATATTGTTCAAGAACGTGTGTAAACGCATCCGTAATTCCATTTACTAACTGTCTTTCTGGAATAGAGGTAATTACCTGTGGATCCAATACCGAAAATTGTGGGAATAGGGCAGGACCTCCAAAAGCTAACTTCTCTTGAGTTTCTTTTCTAGAGATAACCGTTCCCGAGTTCATTTCAGAACCTGTTGCAGGTAAAGTTAAAACCGTTCCAAAAGGCATTCCTTTTTTAATTGGCTCTCTTTTTTGCACGAAGTCCCATGGTTCATCACCTTCATAAACTGCAGCAGCAGATAAGAATTTAGTTCCGTCAATGACCGAACCACCACCAACAGCTAATAGATATGTAATATTCTCTTCCTTAATTACCTTTAGGGCATCCATAAGAACAGCGTATTCCGGGTTGGCAGGTATGCCACCAAACTCAACCACATTGGCATTGGCCAAAGCCGCCTTTACTTGGTCGTATACACCATTTTTTTTAATACTTCCACCACCGTAAAGCATTAATACCTTAGCGTCAGAAGGTATCTCTTCAGTTATTTTTTTGATTGTATTTTTCCCAAATATAATTTTGGTAGGATTCTTAAATTCAAAATTCGTCATAGTTCCTTTTCTTTAATTTTTACTTCGGTCGTTATATTTTAACGATCATTTTTCCTTTGTTTTTTCCATCGAATAAATCGATAAAAGCTTGAGGGATATTTTCAAATCCTTCAACGACGGTTTCGCTATAGGTTAATTTGCCTTCAGCCAACCAAGTGGATAAATGTTTCATAGCTTCAGGAAATTTTTCGCTATAGTTTGAAACAATAAATCCTTGCATTAGCGCGCTATTCTTAACCAAAAATGGTTGTACGCTAACACTTTTAGGAAGTTCTGTATTGTTGTATACAGAGATAGCGCCACAGATAATCATCCTTGCAAAGTGATTGATGTTGAACAACACCGCGTCCGAAATAGGACCGCCAACGTTATCAAAATAAACATCAACTCCGTTTGGCGCTGCTTTTGCAATAGCGGCCGTCATGTCTTCCGTAGTATTGTAATTAATGCCTTCATCAAAACCGAATTTTGATTTTAGCATATCTACTTTTTCATCGCTGCCCGCTATACCAATAACACGAAGACCCAATATTTTACCTATTTGGCCAACCACACTACCTACGGCACCAGCCGCTCCAGAAACCACAAGAGTTTCTCCTTTTTTAGGCTTACCAATTTCAGTAAGACCTAAATAAGCGGTTAAACCGGTCATTCCTAAAATCCCCAAATAAGTACTTAAGGGAGCTTTTTTACCATCAACTTTTGTAAGACCTTCACCATTGGAAACCTGTTGGGTACTCCAATTAAGCATTCCGGCAAGGTAGTCGCCGTTGTTAAATTCCTTGTGCTTAGATGCAATAACTTTTGCCACTACACCTGAATGAACAGGTTTGTTCAATTCAAAAGGAGGCACGTACGACTTAGCATCGCTCATTCTTCCTCTCAAATAAGGGTCTACAGAAACGTAAGTCGTCTCTAAAAGCAACTCACCATCTTTAATATCTAAAGGCGAATCATTTTCTACAAATTCGAAATCAGAGACCGAAGGTTTTCCCTTAGGTCTGTTTTTTAATAATATAGTTTTCATAGTAGTATTCTTTTTGTAATTAGTCCATTACGGTTACCAAGTCTTCAGTGCTTTTTCTCACCTTAACCAAATTTGCCAACCAATCTTCATCTGTTTTTCTGTAGCCGATTGGCAACAATACACAGCTACGTAAACCTTTTGCTCTTAGACCAAGAATTTCATCTACAGCATCTGGATCAAACCCTTCCATTGGTGTTGAATCTACGCCTTCAAAAGCAGCAGCGGTAAGGGCTTCTGCAAAGGCAATATATGCCTGTCTAGCGGCATGTTGATAGTTTACCTCTGGATCACGCTGTGGGTACATACCCAATAATTGTTGTCTGTAGTTTTCCCAACCTTCATTTTTAAAACCACGGATTTCATTAGTTAGGTCAAACATTTTATTAATACGCTCTTCAGTATAATTATCCCAAGCAGCGAAAACCAATAAGTGAGAACAATCTGTTACTACAGATTGGTTCCAAGCTACAGGCTTAATTTTCTCCTTTAATTCTTGATTGGTGACAACCATAATTTCAAAAGGCTGTAATCCGCTAGAAGTAGGAGCAAGGCGAGCGGCTTCTAAAATAATGTCCACTTTTTCTTGTGGTACAGTTTTACCGTTCATTGCTTTAGTAGCGTATCTCCATTTTAATTTATCAAGTAATTCCATTTCTATTTTATATTTAAGATGATCGTATTTATTTTTTTATACTGCTCCATGCAGACTGGTAAGCTTCTTCTAAGTGGCTTTCATTTAATTGAAAGCCGCCTCTCTTTTGTGCTATCATTAAAAACGACAGTGGGTTAATTGCATAGGCATATAATATGTAATCTGATAAGGGTTTGATAATGCCTTCTTTTTTACCACGTTCCCATAAATCCAATAAAGGTTGTAAGTGTTTAATGCCTTCTTGTCTGCTGGGTTCGTCTATCATAGGTGTGTTGTCACACTGTGCAAGAAACATGGCCTCTTCGCATTCTTTTAATTTAAAGTCTGCAATACGCTTCCATATAATTTCAAAACCTTCTTCAACTCCCATTTTAGGATTAAAGGTGGCAAACGCATATTCGGTGAAAGCAGCTTTTACTTCTATATATACTTGGTTAACCAAATCCTGCTTGTTCTCAAAATAGAGATATATAGTGGCAGGAGACACATTAGCCATTTTGGCAATCTTAGACATAGGCGCTGCATGGAACCCGCTATTGTTTACTAGCTCTATTGTGGCTTTCACCAATGCATTTCTTTTAATTTCGCTCTTTGTTAATTCTGCCATGATTTCTAATTCTGGTACAAAGATAAAAACAAAAATGAACGTTCATTCTTTTTTAACAAATGTTTAGTTTTTCAATTTTAATAGGGAAGGACTATCTACGATTTACTTTAGTAAATTTGTAGGTAAAGACTGCTGTAAAATATGGAAGTTTTAGAAAAACATAAACAATCAATTTAGTTAATATCAAGATTATGAGTGATAAGCAAGAATTGAGAATAGACACTATTTTATCCGAATTGAAGCAACCCAATATAGATTGGCAACACGTTTTAGAAAATGTAATTAGTGTTTTTGATTGTACTACCGGAACCATTCATTTTTTAGATCAAGAAACAAAATTGTTACAGATACAGGCGCACAAAGGAATTCCTCCTTTTTTAATACCAAAGCTGTCTACTATTCCTATTGGTAAAGGAATGGCAGGCATTGCCGCTGAACGTAAAGAAGCTGTAGAAATGTGTAACCTGCAGACCGATGATTCTGGCGTAGCGCGTCCTGCAGCCAAAGAAACTAAAGTGGAAGGTTCTATTGCCGTACCCATGTTACTAGAAGGACAACTTTTTGGAACCTTGGGTGTAGCTAAACCGGTATCTTACGATTTTACTGAGGATGAACGCAACAACCTTCTTAAAATTGGTGAAGCTATGAGTAAGGCTTTATTAGCCTAGTTTTTTGACTAAAGGGAAAATGTAAGCCCTAGTTTAAGGTTGGATGAACGATCACTTTCGGTAGTAGTCGAAAAACTGCTGTAAGAATAATTATATAAGGCAGAAATACTTAAATGACCCGTTAACGGCATTTCTG includes:
- a CDS encoding nitroreductase family protein translates to MELLDKLKWRYATKAMNGKTVPQEKVDIILEAARLAPTSSGLQPFEIMVVTNQELKEKIKPVAWNQSVVTDCSHLLVFAAWDNYTEERINKMFDLTNEIRGFKNEGWENYRQQLLGMYPQRDPEVNYQHAARQAYIAFAEALTAAAFEGVDSTPMEGFDPDAVDEILGLRAKGLRSCVLLPIGYRKTDEDWLANLVKVRKSTEDLVTVMD
- a CDS encoding RidA family protein, giving the protein MKKRIVNPWKWQNERSYVQAVEVTNTQGTLHISGQTAIDADGKSSTEDMKPQLIKAIENLEKVIEEAGYECRNIVRLNVYTTSTEEFFRCFDVFQNWTKENNVQQASTVIEVKGLFETLKIELEATIVK
- a CDS encoding GAF domain-containing protein translates to MSDKQELRIDTILSELKQPNIDWQHVLENVISVFDCTTGTIHFLDQETKLLQIQAHKGIPPFLIPKLSTIPIGKGMAGIAAERKEAVEMCNLQTDDSGVARPAAKETKVEGSIAVPMLLEGQLFGTLGVAKPVSYDFTEDERNNLLKIGEAMSKALLA
- a CDS encoding TetR/AcrR family transcriptional regulator is translated as MAELTKSEIKRNALVKATIELVNNSGFHAAPMSKIAKMANVSPATIYLYFENKQDLVNQVYIEVKAAFTEYAFATFNPKMGVEEGFEIIWKRIADFKLKECEEAMFLAQCDNTPMIDEPSRQEGIKHLQPLLDLWERGKKEGIIKPLSDYILYAYAINPLSFLMIAQKRGGFQLNESHLEEAYQSAWSSIKK
- a CDS encoding type 1 glutamine amidotransferase domain-containing protein, with the protein product MKILFVLTSHDKLGDTGKKTGFWVEEFANPYYTLLDKGADITLATPKGGAAPIDPSSNTPDASTADTERFEKDAVAQEKIKNTKVLADMNADDFDAVFYPGGHGPLWDLANDANSIALIEKFNEQKKPIAFVCHAPAALKSVKGQDGEFLVKGKKVTGFTNTEEDAVQLTDVVPFLVENALKENGGIYSKGEDWAAYALQDGNLITGQNPASSELVAEKLLASLN
- a CDS encoding iron-containing alcohol dehydrogenase, with the translated sequence MTNFEFKNPTKIIFGKNTIKKITEEIPSDAKVLMLYGGGSIKKNGVYDQVKAALANANVVEFGGIPANPEYAVLMDALKVIKEENITYLLAVGGGSVIDGTKFLSAAAVYEGDEPWDFVQKREPIKKGMPFGTVLTLPATGSEMNSGTVISRKETQEKLAFGGPALFPQFSVLDPQVITSIPERQLVNGITDAFTHVLEQYITYPAGGLLQDRFAEGILQTLIEIAPRVIKDPSDYEAAANFMWSCTMALNGLIQQGVPGDWAVHMMGHELTAMYGIDHARTLAVVAPSHYKYNFEAKKEKLAQYGERVWNITEGSVDDKAYAAIEKTEAFFKELGIDTKLSDYTSKYEGTAEKIAQRFTDRGWKGLGERQALTPQDAEKIVKMAY
- a CDS encoding NADP-dependent oxidoreductase; the encoded protein is MKTILLKNRPKGKPSVSDFEFVENDSPLDIKDGELLLETTYVSVDPYLRGRMSDAKSYVPPFELNKPVHSGVVAKVIASKHKEFNNGDYLAGMLNWSTQQVSNGEGLTKVDGKKAPLSTYLGILGMTGLTAYLGLTEIGKPKKGETLVVSGAAGAVGSVVGQIGKILGLRVIGIAGSDEKVDMLKSKFGFDEGINYNTTEDMTAAIAKAAPNGVDVYFDNVGGPISDAVLFNINHFARMIICGAISVYNNTELPKSVSVQPFLVKNSALMQGFIVSNYSEKFPEAMKHLSTWLAEGKLTYSETVVEGFENIPQAFIDLFDGKNKGKMIVKI